A portion of the Bacillus sp. es.034 genome contains these proteins:
- a CDS encoding FMN-dependent NADH-azoreductase has translation MTKVLYITAHPHDDTQSYSMAVGKAFIDTYKEANPGHEVVTLDLYKENIPQIDADVFSGWGKLQSGKGFEELSQEEQAKVGRLGELSDQFVEADKYIFVTPFWNFSFPPVMKAYIDSVSVAGKAFKYTEQGPVGLLTDKKALHIQARGGIYSEGPAAAMEMGHRYLEVMMQFYGVPSFEGLFVEGHAAMPDKAAEIKENAIARAKDLAQTF, from the coding sequence ATGACGAAGGTATTATATATTACAGCACACCCACACGATGACACACAATCTTACAGCATGGCTGTAGGGAAGGCATTTATCGATACGTATAAAGAAGCAAATCCTGGTCACGAAGTTGTTACTTTGGATTTGTACAAAGAAAATATCCCACAAATCGATGCTGACGTATTCAGCGGCTGGGGCAAACTGCAATCGGGTAAAGGATTCGAAGAACTTTCTCAAGAAGAGCAGGCAAAAGTTGGCCGACTTGGCGAATTATCCGATCAGTTTGTCGAAGCTGATAAATATATTTTCGTTACACCATTTTGGAACTTCTCATTCCCTCCAGTAATGAAAGCATATATTGACTCTGTATCAGTGGCAGGTAAAGCCTTCAAATATACGGAGCAGGGCCCGGTTGGACTTCTGACTGATAAAAAGGCTCTTCACATTCAAGCACGTGGAGGGATCTACTCAGAGGGGCCTGCAGCCGCAATGGAAATGGGACACCGCTACTTGGAAGTGATGATGCAATTCTATGGCGTTCCTTCATTTGAAGGATTATTTGTAGAAGGACATGCAGCCATGCCTGATAAAGCGGCTGAAATCAAAGAGAATGCCATTGCAAGAGCAAAAGATTTAGCACAAACATTTTAA
- a CDS encoding DUF1801 domain-containing protein has translation MYELKTKQNDASVIEFIEGVDNSQKREDSYRLLDIFSEATGFEAKMWGPSIIGFGSYHYKYNTGHEGDAPLVGFSPRKAKMSLYFATGDSEREKLLESFGKHTSGKACVYINKVADIDESVLKQLIHQSVAFLQKTYPDNN, from the coding sequence ATGTATGAATTGAAAACAAAACAAAATGATGCGAGCGTCATAGAATTTATTGAGGGAGTGGATAACTCCCAAAAAAGGGAGGATTCATATAGGTTACTGGATATTTTCAGTGAAGCAACCGGCTTTGAAGCAAAGATGTGGGGGCCAAGTATAATTGGATTCGGTTCTTATCATTATAAATACAACACAGGTCACGAGGGAGATGCTCCATTAGTGGGGTTTTCACCGAGAAAGGCCAAGATGAGCTTATATTTTGCCACAGGTGACTCTGAAAGAGAGAAACTTCTGGAGTCATTCGGGAAGCATACATCCGGTAAGGCGTGTGTGTACATAAATAAAGTAGCCGACATTGATGAATCGGTGTTAAAGCAATTGATTCATCAGTCTGTGGCCTTTTTACAAAAAACATATCCTGACAATAATTAA
- a CDS encoding FbpB family small basic protein, whose amino-acid sequence MKKLKTNLSQLIEENKEEIIRNRREMDKIEEKIDKNYTAKKEHA is encoded by the coding sequence ATGAAAAAATTAAAAACCAACCTCTCTCAATTAATAGAAGAAAACAAAGAAGAAATCATAAGGAATCGACGGGAGATGGACAAAATCGAAGAAAAAATCGATAAGAACTATACTGCTAAAAAGGAGCATGCCTAA
- a CDS encoding sporulation protein — MILRKYMSLFGVGSANIDLVLPKTSFKQGELLHGYFFLEGGIIEQKLRRVECDLVMIDKNGKEEKLIDSTTILKSDIIRADERNKLSFTYRIPQGVPYSQDGVRYLFKTKLTFDQGVESVDEDYISIE; from the coding sequence ATGATATTGCGTAAATACATGTCCCTCTTCGGTGTCGGGTCAGCGAATATTGATCTTGTGCTGCCTAAAACCTCATTTAAACAAGGAGAGCTTTTGCATGGTTACTTCTTTTTAGAAGGTGGCATCATCGAGCAAAAACTGAGGCGGGTTGAATGTGATTTAGTGATGATTGATAAGAACGGAAAAGAAGAGAAACTCATTGATTCGACCACTATATTAAAATCGGATATTATCAGGGCAGATGAACGAAATAAACTGTCATTCACCTACCGGATTCCCCAAGGAGTCCCTTATTCTCAAGATGGCGTCCGTTACTTGTTCAAGACAAAACTTACGTTTGACCAGGGAGTTGAAAGCGTGGATGAAGATTATATTTCAATTGAATAG
- a CDS encoding GNAT family N-acetyltransferase, with product MREVKYAQLSDLEAIVAIDQQVIGHANRRGEIERAIREQACLVIKEGNLKGFLLFHTEFFENAFVSLIIIVPEERRKGYASSLLKYFEKISPRKKIFSSTNQSNNEMQKVFHKNGYSLSGMIENLDPGDPELIYFKYKENH from the coding sequence ATGAGAGAAGTGAAATACGCTCAATTATCAGATCTGGAAGCGATCGTTGCGATTGATCAACAAGTCATCGGGCATGCAAACAGAAGGGGAGAAATCGAAAGGGCGATAAGGGAGCAAGCATGTCTGGTCATCAAAGAAGGAAACCTTAAGGGCTTTCTCTTATTTCATACCGAGTTTTTTGAGAATGCGTTTGTCTCTCTGATCATCATTGTTCCTGAGGAGAGAAGAAAAGGGTATGCGTCTTCCCTATTAAAATACTTTGAGAAGATTTCACCAAGGAAAAAAATCTTTTCATCTACTAATCAGTCAAACAACGAGATGCAAAAAGTTTTTCATAAGAATGGCTACTCTCTAAGCGGAATGATTGAAAACCTGGACCCTGGAGATCCCGAGCTGATTTATTTTAAATATAAAGAGAATCATTAA
- a CDS encoding GNAT family N-acetyltransferase, whose protein sequence is MIILKTMTENEYSEWIKESIKEYAEEKTKAGNFKKETSLEQAEQEFNKLLPEGRETKDHYLFSLFHEESKEIVGNLWVHLNDEAKEIFIYDIKIHETKRGAGYGKEALASLDSFAREKGIPKISLHVFGHNKTALSLYQKTGYEVTNVLMSKSL, encoded by the coding sequence ATGATTATATTAAAAACGATGACAGAGAACGAATATAGTGAATGGATAAAAGAGTCCATCAAGGAATATGCAGAAGAAAAAACGAAGGCAGGTAATTTTAAGAAAGAAACGTCCCTGGAACAAGCTGAGCAGGAATTTAATAAGCTTTTACCTGAGGGAAGGGAAACAAAAGATCATTATTTATTTTCCCTGTTTCATGAAGAGAGCAAGGAAATAGTAGGTAACTTATGGGTTCATTTAAATGATGAAGCAAAGGAAATATTCATATATGATATTAAGATCCATGAGACTAAAAGGGGAGCAGGATATGGGAAGGAAGCCTTAGCGTCATTGGACTCGTTTGCAAGGGAAAAAGGGATCCCGAAAATATCCCTCCATGTATTCGGTCATAACAAAACAGCTCTATCTTTGTATCAAAAAACAGGTTATGAAGTAACAAATGTGTTAATGTCCAAATCGCTTTAA
- a CDS encoding alpha/beta hydrolase, protein MKRYFIQKQLQQIRITEWGAPAKPVIFCLHGLGSTGLSFIEIANDLEEDYRIISIDAPGHGKTAPFERGEEYEMNNMAEWLNEVIELLEIESFYFLSHSWGSFVALFYAANYPEKIKELMLIDGGYQGKRHLQQTVEEEVAYYEKDFEQTWETWEDFLALVKSETLNWSSLKMDAAQDLSLYLDHQYYWHARGETAAHIIRAMHKDEAEDIYHKIENPVLLLRASLPESLAETRKKTADIFKGKAKGEVKCIPGTTHLLHWDRPEIVVREIRQRWK, encoded by the coding sequence ATTAAACGTTATTTTATTCAAAAACAACTCCAGCAAATACGCATTACGGAATGGGGAGCCCCTGCGAAACCTGTGATTTTTTGTCTTCATGGCTTGGGCAGTACAGGGCTCAGCTTTATAGAAATAGCGAACGATTTAGAGGAAGACTATAGAATCATTTCCATCGATGCACCTGGCCATGGAAAGACTGCCCCATTTGAACGCGGGGAAGAGTATGAAATGAATAACATGGCCGAATGGCTGAATGAAGTGATTGAGCTCCTTGAAATCGAGTCATTCTATTTCCTGTCTCATTCATGGGGGAGTTTTGTCGCCCTATTTTATGCAGCCAATTATCCCGAAAAGATCAAAGAGCTGATGTTGATCGATGGGGGTTATCAAGGAAAACGGCATTTACAACAAACCGTAGAAGAAGAAGTCGCTTATTATGAAAAAGATTTCGAACAGACTTGGGAAACATGGGAAGATTTCCTCGCCCTCGTTAAGAGTGAAACGTTAAATTGGTCCTCTTTAAAGATGGATGCAGCTCAAGATCTTTCCCTGTATCTTGACCACCAATATTATTGGCATGCCCGCGGGGAGACAGCTGCTCACATCATCCGTGCCATGCATAAAGATGAGGCGGAGGATATTTATCATAAAATAGAAAATCCGGTTTTATTATTAAGAGCATCTCTTCCTGAAAGCCTTGCTGAAACCCGTAAAAAGACAGCCGACATCTTTAAGGGAAAGGCCAAGGGAGAAGTAAAGTGCATTCCGGGTACGACCCACCTTCTTCATTGGGATCGTCCTGAAATTGTAGTAAGGGAAATAAGACAGCGTTGGAAATAA
- a CDS encoding cation diffusion facilitator family transporter, producing MNQEKYDQLKLGERGAVISIIAYIILSIIKFLIGTSAGSEALRADGLNNATDIVASVAVLIGLRYSRKPADQDHPYGHWKAESVASLLASFIMMVVGIQVLYNAIQSVFDGKTQAPDLISAWTGIGAAIVMYLVYRYNKKLAQKIKSQSLMAAAKDNLSDAWVSIGTVIGILGAQFYLPWLDPLTAVIVGLLICKTAWGIFIEASHYLTDGFDEELIESYEKTVLDLPGVKGVKDIRARNYGNNTVVDVVILVRSTLDIKQAHDISSEVEEELMNKHEVYDVHVHVEPS from the coding sequence GTGAATCAAGAAAAATATGATCAGTTGAAATTGGGAGAGCGTGGTGCAGTTATAAGCATCATTGCCTATATTATATTATCAATCATTAAATTCCTCATTGGAACATCAGCCGGTTCAGAGGCATTGCGTGCAGACGGATTGAACAATGCAACGGATATCGTGGCTTCCGTTGCGGTACTTATCGGACTAAGGTATTCAAGGAAGCCAGCCGACCAAGATCATCCATATGGCCATTGGAAAGCAGAAAGTGTTGCCTCTTTACTGGCATCCTTTATCATGATGGTGGTGGGGATACAGGTGTTATACAATGCGATCCAATCTGTATTTGACGGTAAAACCCAGGCACCGGATCTTATTTCCGCATGGACTGGTATTGGGGCTGCAATCGTCATGTACCTTGTCTATAGATACAACAAAAAATTAGCACAGAAAATTAAGAGTCAATCCCTTATGGCTGCAGCAAAAGATAATCTCTCAGATGCATGGGTAAGCATCGGCACGGTGATTGGTATCCTTGGTGCTCAATTTTATCTACCTTGGTTGGATCCCCTCACGGCAGTCATTGTCGGCCTTCTCATCTGTAAAACCGCGTGGGGCATTTTTATAGAAGCCTCCCATTACTTAACGGACGGATTCGATGAAGAGCTTATAGAATCGTACGAAAAGACCGTCCTCGATCTCCCTGGGGTTAAAGGTGTAAAAGATATCCGGGCAAGAAATTATGGAAACAACACTGTCGTGGATGTTGTAATCCTGGTAAGGTCAACCCTCGATATAAAACAGGCACATGATATTTCAAGCGAGGTAGAAGAAGAATTGATGAATAAGCATGAGGTGTATGATGTGCATGTTCATGTGGAACCGAGTTGA
- a CDS encoding acyl-CoA dehydrogenase family protein — MRKIENFYHEDPHLKEILESYLDTDFFTWADQELNTFGELCAGEIDERAVHTDREGQPKLIKYNRFGEEISEVWVNEGYKKTVQQTYNQGIVGYIHKEIPELGTKGNYMYSYAQGYLLSQTEPGFYCPVTLSMATALLLERYASPEVKARFLPHVLSTGEVELYEGSTFLTERQGGSDVGANETKAVQDGESYQLWGEKYFASNSGMCGVTMVLARIEGSGKGTKGLSLFAVPWRNDDGSLNGIHIRRLKDKLGVRAVPSAEVEFKGANAYLVGEPDRGIYYMMEALNLSRICNAIASIGIMRRAYLEARNYTFHREAFGQPLAHFPMIKESLTRLAAKQEVETSAVFHLVHLYDRVVSEDIPTTEEESVLNRLLIAILKKESAEQAIHFSHEAIELHGGNGYIEDFVLPRLLRDAQVLTVWEGTANILGLEVLRLMNKHRAHEYFLARMKKELSLVPEEFILLTIPVTEGILKLEQLLTLVSTSNHDTQTYHAKRMAELMVHIFESVIALKDAYTFGGKRKRMIAEIFIEQTWKRTEWMDEEMKSVQYFDEIVGGKVRV, encoded by the coding sequence ATGAGAAAGATTGAGAATTTTTATCATGAAGATCCTCATTTAAAAGAAATCCTCGAGAGCTATCTGGATACAGATTTTTTTACGTGGGCCGATCAGGAGCTGAACACTTTCGGCGAGCTTTGTGCAGGGGAAATTGATGAACGGGCCGTCCACACCGATCGTGAGGGGCAGCCTAAGCTTATTAAATACAACAGATTCGGAGAAGAGATTTCTGAAGTCTGGGTGAATGAAGGATACAAGAAAACAGTTCAACAAACATACAATCAAGGAATTGTCGGATATATTCATAAGGAAATACCCGAGCTTGGGACTAAAGGGAATTATATGTATTCTTATGCCCAGGGATATCTTTTGTCTCAAACCGAGCCAGGTTTCTATTGCCCGGTCACCCTTTCCATGGCAACGGCCCTCCTTCTTGAAAGGTATGCGTCTCCTGAGGTGAAAGCCAGGTTCCTTCCCCACGTCCTTTCAACGGGCGAAGTTGAATTATATGAGGGATCGACCTTTTTAACTGAGCGACAGGGAGGGTCTGATGTCGGCGCAAATGAAACAAAGGCCGTACAAGATGGCGAATCCTATCAGCTATGGGGAGAAAAATATTTTGCCTCCAATTCAGGGATGTGCGGAGTGACCATGGTGCTCGCTCGGATAGAGGGATCCGGTAAAGGAACAAAGGGACTTAGCTTATTCGCTGTTCCCTGGAGAAACGATGATGGTTCCCTTAATGGAATCCACATTCGAAGGCTGAAGGATAAGTTGGGTGTCCGGGCAGTGCCTTCAGCAGAGGTGGAGTTCAAAGGTGCAAACGCCTATCTCGTTGGAGAACCGGATAGAGGCATCTACTACATGATGGAAGCACTAAATCTATCCCGGATTTGTAATGCCATTGCATCGATCGGCATTATGAGAAGAGCCTATCTCGAAGCAAGAAATTACACATTCCATCGTGAAGCCTTCGGACAGCCTCTGGCTCACTTTCCGATGATTAAAGAATCCTTGACCCGCCTTGCCGCTAAACAGGAAGTGGAAACGAGTGCCGTGTTCCATCTCGTTCACCTGTATGATCGAGTCGTATCCGAAGACATTCCCACAACTGAGGAAGAGTCTGTTCTAAATCGTTTGCTAATTGCCATACTGAAGAAAGAATCAGCGGAGCAGGCGATTCACTTTTCCCATGAAGCAATCGAACTTCATGGTGGGAATGGGTACATTGAAGATTTCGTCCTTCCCCGTTTACTCAGGGATGCTCAGGTATTGACGGTATGGGAAGGTACAGCCAATATTTTAGGACTCGAAGTCCTGAGATTAATGAATAAACACCGGGCTCATGAATACTTTTTAGCCCGAATGAAAAAAGAGCTATCCCTTGTTCCGGAAGAATTCATCTTGTTAACGATTCCCGTAACAGAAGGAATTTTGAAGCTTGAACAACTATTGACACTTGTATCCACGTCCAATCATGATACACAGACCTATCATGCGAAGAGAATGGCAGAACTGATGGTCCATATATTCGAGAGTGTGATTGCACTTAAAGATGCCTATACGTTTGGCGGAAAAAGAAAACGTATGATTGCAGAAATTTTTATCGAACAAACATGGAAAAGAACAGAATGGATGGATGAAGAAATGAAATCCGTTCAATACTTCGACGAAATAGTTGGGGGGAAAGTAAGGGTTTAA
- a CDS encoding long-chain-fatty-acid--CoA ligase produces MNISELLSRNSRKYPTRQAVITDGDEMTYRELNEKVNQWANSLKMRGIGVGDKVMLFMPNTAEFVISYFAVLRLGAIIVPVNAKLSADELTYIVHHSDARAILAHEWLWETVESIDLSDLLCVKTGKTRGAWKSFDDILNEGSKKEIDCTMSEEDDATILYTSGTTGQPKGVLFTYRNILTVSIMMCVEFEMKPESRILHMMPLSHSAPLHLFLIAGTFVGSTHILSPTFTPENLLKLVEQERITHFFGAPVAYLFTSKLPNIQTYNLTSMKYWVYGGAPVSGAEIAYIKERLGTDLLHCVYGLTEAGPSGTLLSADEHLKKGGSIGKRGALGTEIMIVNEAGKPVDTNEVGEILLYGEGNMKGYYKDPEKTNEVFINGWLKTGDLARVDEQGYIWVVDRKKDMIISGGVNVYPKEIEEKLMEHPAISEVAVVGVPHPEWGETVKAYVVSSLPSNELSQVCHEFLKGKLASYKIPKLYESLHAIPRNATGKILKQPLRDMIQEVNS; encoded by the coding sequence ATGAATATCTCAGAATTATTGTCTCGAAATTCCAGGAAATATCCTACACGGCAAGCGGTTATTACAGACGGCGATGAGATGACTTACAGGGAGTTGAATGAAAAAGTCAATCAGTGGGCCAATAGCTTGAAGATGCGGGGTATAGGTGTTGGGGATAAAGTGATGCTGTTCATGCCGAACACAGCGGAATTTGTCATCAGCTACTTCGCAGTCCTGCGGTTGGGGGCAATCATAGTCCCCGTTAATGCAAAGCTTTCTGCTGATGAATTAACATACATAGTCCATCACAGCGATGCCCGAGCCATCCTTGCACATGAATGGCTATGGGAGACGGTAGAAAGCATTGACCTCAGCGATCTATTATGTGTTAAGACAGGGAAGACACGAGGAGCTTGGAAGTCATTTGATGACATTTTGAATGAAGGGAGTAAAAAAGAAATCGATTGCACGATGAGTGAAGAGGATGACGCTACTATCCTTTATACTTCCGGTACGACAGGTCAACCAAAAGGCGTCCTCTTCACGTACCGAAATATTCTAACGGTTTCCATCATGATGTGTGTAGAATTTGAGATGAAACCAGAGAGCAGGATTCTTCATATGATGCCTCTCAGTCATTCTGCGCCACTTCATCTATTCCTGATAGCAGGTACTTTTGTAGGAAGCACCCATATCTTATCACCGACCTTCACCCCTGAGAATCTACTTAAGCTGGTAGAGCAAGAACGGATCACACACTTTTTCGGAGCGCCGGTCGCCTACTTATTCACATCCAAACTACCTAACATCCAAACGTATAATCTTACATCAATGAAATATTGGGTCTATGGCGGAGCACCTGTCTCCGGTGCAGAAATTGCATATATAAAAGAAAGGTTAGGGACGGACCTCCTTCATTGTGTTTATGGTCTGACAGAGGCCGGCCCCAGCGGAACCCTATTATCAGCAGATGAACACCTCAAAAAAGGAGGGAGTATCGGGAAGAGAGGGGCTCTTGGAACAGAAATTATGATTGTTAACGAAGCGGGGAAGCCAGTGGACACCAATGAAGTGGGAGAAATTCTCCTATACGGAGAAGGAAATATGAAAGGATACTATAAGGATCCGGAGAAGACGAATGAAGTCTTTATCAATGGATGGCTGAAAACGGGAGACCTTGCCAGAGTGGATGAACAAGGATATATATGGGTGGTGGACCGCAAAAAGGATATGATCATTTCCGGTGGTGTAAACGTTTATCCTAAAGAAATCGAAGAAAAGCTTATGGAGCATCCGGCTATTTCTGAGGTGGCAGTCGTTGGAGTCCCCCATCCTGAGTGGGGGGAAACTGTTAAAGCGTATGTCGTCAGTTCCCTTCCGTCGAATGAACTTTCTCAGGTATGTCATGAGTTTCTAAAGGGGAAACTGGCAAGTTATAAAATTCCAAAACTCTATGAATCATTGCATGCAATCCCGCGTAATGCCACAGGAAAAATACTGAAACAGCCTTTACGGGATATGATCCAGGAGGTGAATTCATGA
- a CDS encoding MerR family DNA-binding transcriptional regulator, whose translation MMPYTISQLAKEFNVTTRTIRYYEELRLLKPERSDSGRRLYSKSDVTRLKLIFRGKRFGFTLEQIKEMIHLFDQDRSGRKQLERTVEYGNMKIEEITIFIQELETMRAEMEELRDDFLKKLKESGEKRE comes from the coding sequence CTGATGCCTTATACCATTTCTCAATTAGCTAAGGAGTTCAACGTAACGACACGTACGATCAGGTATTATGAAGAACTTCGTTTATTAAAACCTGAAAGGAGTGATTCAGGAAGGAGACTATACTCCAAGAGTGACGTCACCAGACTTAAATTAATTTTCCGCGGAAAACGATTCGGATTCACTTTAGAGCAAATCAAGGAAATGATTCACCTGTTTGATCAAGATCGAAGTGGAAGGAAGCAATTGGAACGCACAGTTGAATATGGGAACATGAAAATAGAGGAAATAACCATTTTCATTCAAGAACTGGAAACGATGAGAGCTGAAATGGAAGAACTAAGGGATGACTTCCTCAAAAAATTAAAAGAGTCAGGGGAGAAACGAGAATGA
- a CDS encoding cytochrome P450, translating into MPVQVPKDKGIDRTLSIFMDGYEFIQKRIQKHHLDVYETKVLGKKVALLSGERGVELFYDNEKMKRNGAMPPHILNTLFGKGGVQTLDGKSHEHRKRLFMSLMTPEGLDELHKLTTRQWDAYTRKWEKKNKVNLFEESLELLTKVGCEWAGIPIEEKAVPKRSKDLNRLIEGASKIGPRYLASLRARNRLEKWIESVIHMVRQGRCETKKGSALYEMAFHRDLNGDLLDKQVAAVELINVIRPLVAISRYLVFGAVALEENPEWKENIHSNDEDLRCFIQEVRRYYPFFPFLAALTTKDFVWQQYHFKQGQMVMLDLFGTNHDPRIWENPDHFEPGRFKDYKGSIYELVPQGGGNYDTGHRCPGEWPTIEVMKASFSFMSKHLNYQLPKQDMSYSLREIPTLPKSGFVMKKVGYK; encoded by the coding sequence ATGCCAGTTCAGGTACCGAAAGATAAAGGAATTGACCGTACATTGTCGATCTTTATGGACGGTTATGAGTTTATTCAAAAACGTATTCAGAAGCATCATCTAGATGTGTATGAAACAAAAGTTCTTGGTAAGAAGGTCGCTCTTCTTAGCGGTGAAAGAGGTGTGGAACTATTCTATGATAATGAAAAGATGAAGAGGAATGGAGCAATGCCTCCTCACATACTGAACACACTCTTTGGAAAAGGCGGGGTCCAAACGTTAGATGGAAAGTCTCATGAACATAGGAAACGTTTGTTTATGTCACTGATGACACCTGAAGGACTCGATGAACTGCACAAATTGACGACTAGACAGTGGGATGCATATACACGTAAGTGGGAGAAAAAGAATAAAGTCAATCTTTTCGAGGAATCCCTGGAGTTACTTACAAAGGTTGGATGTGAATGGGCTGGTATACCAATCGAAGAGAAAGCAGTACCGAAACGCTCCAAAGATTTAAACAGATTGATTGAAGGAGCATCAAAAATCGGTCCCCGGTATCTTGCAAGTCTCCGGGCAAGGAATCGCTTGGAAAAATGGATTGAAAGCGTCATTCATATGGTGCGTCAGGGACGGTGTGAAACAAAAAAAGGGTCTGCCCTATACGAAATGGCTTTCCACCGGGACCTGAACGGGGATCTTCTTGATAAACAAGTGGCTGCAGTCGAATTAATAAATGTTATTCGCCCTCTTGTAGCCATATCACGCTATCTGGTGTTTGGTGCTGTTGCACTTGAAGAAAATCCGGAGTGGAAAGAAAACATTCATTCTAATGACGAAGACCTCAGGTGTTTCATTCAGGAAGTGCGTCGCTACTATCCCTTCTTCCCTTTTCTCGCTGCCCTGACAACCAAGGATTTCGTATGGCAGCAATATCACTTTAAACAAGGTCAAATGGTGATGCTTGATTTATTCGGTACGAATCATGATCCCCGGATCTGGGAGAACCCTGATCATTTCGAACCCGGGCGGTTCAAGGATTACAAGGGCAGTATCTATGAACTGGTCCCTCAAGGCGGTGGAAATTATGATACCGGTCATCGGTGTCCAGGTGAATGGCCGACCATCGAAGTCATGAAAGCGAGCTTTTCCTTCATGAGTAAACATCTTAACTATCAGCTGCCGAAGCAGGATATGAGCTATAGTCTTCGGGAGATCCCAACGCTGCCGAAAAGTGGCTTCGTGATGAAGAAAGTAGGCTATAAATAA
- the guaC gene encoding GMP reductase: MENVFDYEDIQLIPAKCVVNSRSECDTSVTLGGYTFKLPVVPANMQTIIDEKIAVYLAENNYFYIMHRFKPEERLSFIKDMKSRGLISSISVGVKEEEYAFVEQLAEEKLVPEFITIDIAHGHSNAVINMIQHIKKHVPESFVIAGNVGTPEAVRELEHAGADATKVGIGPGKVCITKIKTGFGTGGWQLAALRWCAKAATKPIIADGGIRTHGDVAKSIRFGATMVMIGSLFAGHEESPGETTEKDGKLVKEYFGSASEFQKGEKKNVEGKKMYVEHKGSLEHTLIEMEQDLQSSISYAGGTKLESIRTVDYVVVKNSIFNGDKVY; encoded by the coding sequence ATGGAAAATGTATTTGATTACGAAGATATTCAATTAATTCCTGCAAAATGTGTGGTTAACAGCCGTTCTGAATGTGATACGAGTGTAACACTGGGTGGATATACGTTTAAGTTGCCAGTAGTCCCAGCCAATATGCAAACCATTATTGATGAAAAAATCGCTGTCTACTTAGCTGAAAATAATTATTTCTATATAATGCATCGTTTTAAACCTGAAGAACGTTTGTCATTCATTAAAGATATGAAGTCACGTGGATTGATCTCTTCTATTTCAGTAGGGGTAAAGGAAGAAGAATACGCCTTTGTCGAGCAGCTGGCAGAAGAAAAGCTTGTTCCGGAATTCATTACAATCGATATTGCACACGGCCATTCCAATGCAGTCATCAATATGATTCAACATATTAAAAAACATGTACCTGAAAGCTTTGTGATTGCCGGGAATGTTGGTACCCCAGAGGCCGTTAGAGAATTAGAACATGCAGGGGCCGATGCTACCAAGGTTGGAATCGGACCGGGTAAGGTGTGTATTACAAAAATTAAAACAGGCTTTGGTACAGGTGGATGGCAGCTGGCTGCACTGAGATGGTGCGCTAAAGCGGCTACTAAACCCATCATTGCTGATGGAGGCATCCGTACACATGGGGATGTTGCAAAATCCATCCGTTTTGGTGCCACTATGGTGATGATTGGATCCCTATTTGCCGGTCATGAAGAATCTCCTGGAGAAACGACTGAGAAAGACGGAAAACTAGTTAAAGAATACTTTGGATCAGCTTCCGAATTTCAAAAGGGTGAGAAGAAAAACGTTGAAGGAAAGAAAATGTACGTTGAACATAAAGGGTCATTAGAACATACCCTGATTGAAATGGAACAAGATCTTCAATCTTCAATCTCCTATGCAGGTGGAACGAAACTTGAATCCATCCGTACAGTAGATTACGTTGTGGTAAAGAATTCGATCTTTAATGGGGATAAGGTATATTAA